TCGCCAAATCTCCACAAATAGCGTCTCTTTGATGTGCAAAATTCGCACGAAACGGGCCCGTAAGGGCTCGGTTAAGTGAAGCACACTCATATGATCTAGGGCAAAGGGATCGAAACTCCATAAACCGAGGTAAAACCAAGGCGGCAAGTAGAATCAATATGACGGTTGCTATGCACCTTGTCAGTGGCAATGAAGCTTTCACGCTCACAATGATGGCATTAGCTTAAGCCTGATGCAAGTTACCTTTTGAGTAAAATGTTGACAGATTCAAAGGACTTATCTAATTTTTGTAGAAAGTGATTTATAAGCTAAAAACTCGGTTTTGAAAGGATTTAGTAAGTGGAAAAATTAACTAAACAAGATCTCAAATCTCCTGACGTATTTCAATCTAGCGCAAGTCGTTTTACAGAACTAGCTTATAAATTTCGAGCCCCTTTTGTCGGAGCCCTTTCATTGTTGTTGTTAGCAGGCCTGGGCTGGGCTGGCTACAGCACCTTTCGCGATCATCAAGAAGGCAAAGCCCAAGAAATTCTTTTCAATGCTCAAAGTAAACTCAAAACCACCGAAGAAAATTTCATTAAAGCCACCACACCACAAGTACCCCTGAAAGATCCGAAAACTGGAAAGCTATTACCCGTAGTACAAAATAATTTAGTTAAAGCTTCTGGAAATTTAGAAGCCGACTACAAAGATTCTCTCCCCCTTTATAAAGATGTCATTCAAAAATATCCGTCAAGCCAAGCTGCAGTTTTAGCCTCACTTGATCTAGGGCATCTTTACTCACAACATAAAAAATATGACGAAGCCTCAAATGTACTTCAAGGTGCTGTGAAAAATGCTCGTCACCCAGTTACCAAAGGCTTAGCACTTGATCAATTAGGCGGATCCCTTGAGGCAAAAGGGGATTGCAGTGCTGCCATTTCGCAGTGGGAAAAAGTTGAAAAAGATAAAGACCTTCAGTTTTTACACGGCTCTTCATTAATTAAAATGGGACTCTGCTATGAAAAATTAAACCAAAACGACAAAGCAGAACAAACCTACCGCCGAGCAGAAACATCAACGACCGATGCAGAAGCCGCACGAACAGCAAAAAAGTATTTACGCGTTTTGAAACGGAGCTGACGTGACCATCAAATTATTAGCAATTTCTTTTTTAATTTTTGCAAACACTGCGTGCTCTACAACACCCATCGCCAGACAAGCGCGATTTAACGTCGAATGGGTTCGCAGCACTTTGCTCAAAGA
This genomic stretch from Oligoflexia bacterium harbors:
- a CDS encoding tetratricopeptide repeat protein; translated protein: MEKLTKQDLKSPDVFQSSASRFTELAYKFRAPFVGALSLLLLAGLGWAGYSTFRDHQEGKAQEILFNAQSKLKTTEENFIKATTPQVPLKDPKTGKLLPVVQNNLVKASGNLEADYKDSLPLYKDVIQKYPSSQAAVLASLDLGHLYSQHKKYDEASNVLQGAVKNARHPVTKGLALDQLGGSLEAKGDCSAAISQWEKVEKDKDLQFLHGSSLIKMGLCYEKLNQNDKAEQTYRRAETSTTDAEAARTAKKYLRVLKRS